A single window of Martelella sp. NC20 DNA harbors:
- a CDS encoding Stf0 family sulfotransferase — protein sequence MTARYDSYIICTSPRSGSTLLCKLLAATGVSGNPDSHFHRPSLAAWQKSHGVAEIEGEHERAALARVFAAAIAKGSGDTGMFGLRLQRGSFDYFTEKLAVLHPGLGSDVSRVEAAFGRTLFIYLSRADKVAQAVSCVKAEQTGLWHVAPDGGELERTAPHREPVYDGPALMKWHDTMTGYEREWEAWFSRENIEPLRLDYDALSHSPRETLRTVLLALSLGGRAADAASPGVRKIADRVNDEWAERLRLQIAE from the coding sequence ATGACCGCCCGATACGATAGCTACATCATCTGCACCTCGCCGCGCAGCGGCAGCACATTGCTTTGCAAGCTGCTTGCCGCCACCGGCGTCAGCGGCAATCCCGATTCCCATTTTCACCGACCGTCGCTCGCCGCATGGCAGAAAAGCCACGGCGTTGCGGAAATCGAAGGCGAGCATGAACGGGCGGCGCTCGCCCGCGTGTTCGCCGCGGCAATCGCCAAAGGCAGCGGCGATACCGGCATGTTCGGCCTCCGCCTGCAGCGCGGCAGCTTCGATTATTTCACGGAAAAACTCGCCGTTCTTCATCCCGGCCTCGGTTCCGACGTGAGCCGCGTCGAGGCGGCGTTCGGACGCACGCTGTTCATCTATCTGTCGCGCGCCGACAAGGTCGCCCAGGCTGTCTCCTGCGTGAAGGCGGAGCAGACCGGGCTGTGGCATGTGGCGCCGGACGGCGGTGAACTGGAGCGCACCGCCCCGCACCGCGAGCCGGTCTATGACGGCCCGGCGCTGATGAAATGGCACGACACGATGACGGGTTATGAGCGCGAATGGGAGGCCTGGTTTTCGCGCGAGAACATAGAACCGCTGCGGCTCGATTACGATGCGCTGTCCCATTCACCGCGTGAGACGCTACGCACCGTCTTGCTGGCGCTCAGCCTTGGCGGGCGCGCGGCGGATGCCGCTTCGCCCGGCGTCAGGAAGATCGCCGATCGGGTCAATGACGAATGGGCGGAAAGGCTGCGCCTTCAGATCGCCGAGTAA